The DNA window GATATCGACGCAGCGGCGGCGGACGTGCAGGCGGCGATCGCGCGAACGCAGAAATCGCTGCCGCCGCAGATGACGGCGCCGCCGAGCTATCGCAAGGTCAATCCGGCCGACGCGCCGATCCTCTTGATGTCGCTGGTCAGCGACACGGTTCCATTGACCGAGCTCGACGCCTTCGCCGAGAACGTGATCTCGCCATCGCTGTCGACCATCGACGGTGTGGCGCAGGTCTCGATCTTCGGTCAGCAGAAATACGCGGTGCGCATCCAGATCGATCCGACAGCGCTTGCGGCGCGCGGCATCTCGATCGACCAGCTGCAGGCGGCGGTCGCGTCGGCCAACAGCAACACGCCGCTCGGCGTGCTGCAGAACAACAAGCAGCAGCTGACCATCACCGCCAACACACAGCTCACCGATGCCGCCGGCTTCTCCAACCTCATCATCGCCACCAAGAACGGCCACCCGGTGCGGCTGGGCGAGGTAACCCGTGTCGTCGATTCGGTGCAGACCACGACGACGGCGAGCTGGTACGATGGTACCCGCGCGATCATCATGGCCGTGCAGCGCCAGCCCGATGCCAACACCGTCGACGTCGTCGACAAGGTCAAGGCGATGTTGCCGTCCTTCCAGGACCAGATGCCGGCCGCCGCGCAGATCAAGCTGCTGAACGACCGTTCGACGTCGATCCGCCAGGCCGTCGACGACGTCCAGTTCACGCTGCTGTTGACCATCGCGCTGGTGGTCATGGTTATCTTCGTGTTCCTGCGTCGGGTGACGGCGACCATCATCCCGGCAGTGGCGGTGCCGATCTCGCTGATCGCCACGCTTGGCGCGATGTTCCTGTTCGGATTCTCCATCGACAACATATCGCTGATGGGCCTGACGCTTGCCGTGGGCCTCGTCGTCGACGATGCCATCGTGATGCTGGAAAACATCTTCCGGCACATGGAAGAGGATGGGTTGTCGGCCTTCGATGCCTCACTCAAGGGCGCGCGCGAAATCGGCTTCACCATCATCTCGATCTCGATCTCGCTGGTGGCGGTGTTCATCCCGGTGCTCCTGATGGGCGGCGTGATCGGACGCATCTTCAACGAGTTCGCCGTCGTGGTGACCGTCGCCATCCTGGCATCGATGTTCGTGTCGCTGACGCTGACGCCGATGCTGTGCTCGCGGCTGCTATCGGTCACGAAGGCCGATCGCGACAAGCATGGCGCTGGCCATAAGCGGGATATCGTCACGCGTGGCTACGACCGGGTTCTGACCTTCTGCCTGCGGCACACCTTCCTGGTGTTTCTCGTCTTCGTGGGCACGGCCGCGGCGTCGGTTTGGCTGATCCAGATCTCGCCCAAGGGCTTCTTCCCGCAAGAGGATATCGGCCAGATATCGGTGACGACCATCGCGCGCCAGGACATCTCGTTCGACGCCATGGCCAAGCTGCAGGGCCAGGTGGCCAGCGTCTTCTCGCATTCGCCCTATGTCGATCACGTGGCGTGGTCGGCGGGCAGCGGCAACAATGCGCTCAACCAGGGGCAGCTCTTCGTCCAGCTCAAGGGCAAGGACCAGCGTCCCAATATCGAGAAGGTGCTTTCGGATCTGCGCAAGCAACTGGCCGGCGTGGCGGGCATCGAGACCTACATGCAGCCGGTGCAAAATCTGAGGCTGGGGTCGCGTTCGTCGGCCAGCGCCTACCAGCTCGTGGTTCAGGGCCTCGATACCGGCCTGACCGATACGTGGGCGCAGAAGCTGAACGACGCCATGGCGGCCGACCACGCGACGTTCACCGACGTCACCAGCGACCTGCAAAACAATGCGCTGCAAGCATCGCTGGTGGTGGATCGCGACAAGGCCGCCCAGCTCGGCATCGACACCGACACGCTGCGCACCGCGCTCTATGGCGGGTTCGGCACCGACCAGGTTTCGACGATCTTCGGTTCGGCCGACAGCTACGAGGTCATCACCGAGCTCGATCCCAAGATCGAATGGTCGCCCGAGCGGATGCTTGCCATCCAGATGCGGACGGCGAGCGGCTCCCTGGTTCCGCTTGGCGCTTTCGCCCGGGTCGACCGCACGGCCGGCGCCCTGACCGTCAACCAGCTCGGCCAGCTTCCCGCCGTGACCATCTCCTACAATTTGCCGCAAGGCGTGGCGCTGGGTGACAGCGTGACCCGCATCAACGCGCTCAAAGAGCAGATCGGCATGCCGACGGAGATCTCGACCACCTTTGCCGGCACCGCCAAGACCTTCCAGGATTCACTGGCCAACCAGGGGCTTCTGGTCGGCGGCGCGATCCTGACCATCTATATCGTGCTGGGTATTCTCTACGAGAGCTTCATCCATCCGCTCACCATCCTCACCGGCCTGCCATCGGCAGTGCTCGGAGCGGTGGTTGCCCTGCGCTTCGCCGGCATGGATCTGTCCGTCATAGCGGTGATCGGCATCCTGATGCTGATCGGCATCGTCAAGAAGAACGGCATCATGATGGTCGACGTCGCGCTTGAATTGCGACGAGAGGGCATGTCGGCCAAGGAGTCCATTCACAAGGCCTGCCTGATGCGTTTCAGGCCGATCATGATGACGACGCTGGCGGCGCTGATGGGGACGTTCCCGATCGCGCTCGGCACCGGCGCCAGCGCCGAGCTGCGCCAGCCGCTGGGCGTTGCCGTTGTCGGCGGCCTGCTGGCTTCGCAGGCGCTGACCCTGTTCGTGACGCCGGTGATCTACGTCTACATGGAGAATTTCTCCGGCTGGCTGGTCGGGCTCATGCCGAAGCGCAAGGCTGAACTGAAGGTGGTCGACAATGGCGACCAGCCTTCATTGTTCGGCACCAATGACGACATCCGGGCGGAGCCGCAGAAGACAGCGGCCGAATAGCTGCCTGATGGCCTGGATAAAAGCTTGCCCAAGCCGTGGCGCTTGCCGCCGGCGGATCGGAACCGTAGTTTGTGGCCATGTCCCATGATCATGACCACGACAATGAGCTCGACCCGTTCGCGGCGCGCGTGCGTGCGCTGGAAACCATCCTGACCCGCAAGGGGCTGATCGATCCGGCCGCGATCGACGTCATCGTCGATACCTACGAGACCAAGATCGGCCCGCGCAACGGCGCGAGGGTCGTGGCCAAGGCGTGGAACGATCCCGCCTATGCCGACTGGCTGAAGCGCGACGCGACGGCGGCGATTGAATCGCTGAGCTATACCGGCCGCCAGGGCGAGCACATGCAGGCGGTGTTCAACACTGGCGACACCCACAACCTCGTCGTCTGCACGCTGTGCTCGTGCTATCCATGGTCGGTACTTGGCCTGCCGCCGGTCTGGTACAAGGCTCCGCCCTATCGGTCGCGCGCGGTGATCGATCCGCGCGGCGTGCTGGAGGAATTCGGCCTGACGTTGCCGGCCGCAACCAAGATACGCGTCTGGGATTCAACGGCGGAACTGCGCTATCTCGTGGTGCCGATGCGGCCGGGCGGTACCGAGGGCTGGAGCGAGGAGCAATTGGCCGATCTGGTGAGCCGCGATGCAATGATCGGCACTGCCCTGGCGAAAGGGCCGGCATGAACGGGCCCCAGGATCTTGGCGGACAGATGGGGTTCGGGCCGGTCGCGCCCGAAAAGGACGAGCCCTATTTCCACGCGGCCTGGGAGAGGCGGGCGCTCGGCGTCACGCTTTGCGCCGGCGCCATGGGAGCCTGGAATATCGATGAGAGCCGGCATGCGCGCGAATCGCTGCATCCGGCCGATTACTATTCCTCCAGCTACTATCAGATCTGGATAAAGGCGCTGGAGACCCTGCTCAAGCGCCATGGCTTCGTCAGCGAGCGCGATCTCGCGGCCGGCGAGGCGATCGATGCGGCGGCGATCCCGAAGCGGGTGCTGAAGGCCGAAAACGTGCCGGCGGTGCTGGCCAAGGGTGGTCCCTGCGACCGGCCCGTTGCCTCGCCGGCGCGGTTCAAGGCCGGCCAGCAGGTGCGGACGAAGAATTTCAACCCCACCGGTCACACACGGCTGCCGCGCTATGCGCGCGGCAAGCTGGGCAGGATCGAGGCGGTGCGCGACGGCTTCGTCTTTCCCGACACCAACGCGCACGGGCGAGGCGAGAACCCGCAATGGGTCTATACGGTGGTTTTCGACGGCACGGAGATCTGGGGCGAGGGCGCCGATCCGACGCTTGTCGTCTCGATCGACGCCTGGGAGAGCTATCTTGAGCCGGCCTGACGGGACCGCCGCCGATTTGCCCGTTGGCCTCGACGCGCCGGTTTTCGCCGAGCCTTGGCAGGCCGAGGCGTTCGCCATGACGGTGGCGCTGCACGACAAGGGCCTGTTTTCGTGGGGCGAATGGGCACAGGCGCTGTCGGCCGAGGTGAAGAAGCCGGGCGCCGCGACGGACGGACACGATTATTACGAGCATTGGCTGGCAGCGCTGGAGCGGCTGCTGGCGTCGAAGGGACTGGCCGCCAGATCCGATGTCGACGCGATGGCCCGAGCCTGGGAGCGCGCCGCGCACGCCACGCCCCATGGCAGGCCGATCCTGCTCGAGAACGACCCGGAGTTCCAATCCGCGACGTGAGCGGATGTCCAGGACCGCCCCAAATGCTCGTGCCGCCTGAGCGATGGTGCTCGCCTTCGCCGGCACAGCCTTGATTGCCCTCGGCTGACAGCAACGATGGCCGGGCGCCCACCTTTTGTTCCCTTTACGTTCTTGTGTGCGCCTGATAGCCTCAGCTGTCGGAGGCGCTCGGTGCGCCATTGGCGGCAGTCGATTGGCGGCTGTCTTGTGTTTCGCTTGCGAATCCGGTCTGTCGCACTGATGGAATTCTCACCCCAACAGGACGAGGCGCTGCAGGCGGTTGCCCGCTGGCTGCAAGCCGGCAAGCCGCAGCTGTTCCGGCTGTTCGGCTATGCCGGCACCGGCAAGACGACGCTGGCACGCTATTTTGCCGAACATGTCGACGGCCAGGTGCAGTTCGCCGCCTTCACCGGCAAGGCGGCCCAGGTGCTGCGCTCCAAGGGGGCGGTCAATGCCCGTACCATCCATTCGTTGATCTACAGGCCCAAGGGCGAGGAATCGGTCGAGGACGAGGTCACCGGCAAGACCTCGATGTCGCCGACCTTCTCGCTCAACCGGCAGAGCCCGATCTCGCGCGCCAAGCTGGTGGTCATCGACGAATGCTCGATGGTCGACGAGCAGCTCGGCCGCGACCTCATGAGTTTCGGGACGCCGATCCTGGTACTGGGCGACCCCGGCCAGTTGCCACCGATTTCGGGCGGCGGCTTCTTCACCGATCACGAACCCGACTTCCTGCTCACCGAAATCCACCGGCAGGCGCGTGACAATCCGATCCT is part of the Mesorhizobium loti genome and encodes:
- the nthB gene encoding nitrile hydratase subunit beta codes for the protein MNGPQDLGGQMGFGPVAPEKDEPYFHAAWERRALGVTLCAGAMGAWNIDESRHARESLHPADYYSSSYYQIWIKALETLLKRHGFVSERDLAAGEAIDAAAIPKRVLKAENVPAVLAKGGPCDRPVASPARFKAGQQVRTKNFNPTGHTRLPRYARGKLGRIEAVRDGFVFPDTNAHGRGENPQWVYTVVFDGTEIWGEGADPTLVVSIDAWESYLEPA
- a CDS encoding efflux RND transporter permease subunit, with protein sequence MISEFCIRRPVATLLMSFALVLGGLFAYKFLPVAALPSAEFPVVNVSASLPGASPETMATSVATPLIKQFATIAGIDSISTTNSLGQTSIAIQFVLNRDIDAAAADVQAAIARTQKSLPPQMTAPPSYRKVNPADAPILLMSLVSDTVPLTELDAFAENVISPSLSTIDGVAQVSIFGQQKYAVRIQIDPTALAARGISIDQLQAAVASANSNTPLGVLQNNKQQLTITANTQLTDAAGFSNLIIATKNGHPVRLGEVTRVVDSVQTTTTASWYDGTRAIIMAVQRQPDANTVDVVDKVKAMLPSFQDQMPAAAQIKLLNDRSTSIRQAVDDVQFTLLLTIALVVMVIFVFLRRVTATIIPAVAVPISLIATLGAMFLFGFSIDNISLMGLTLAVGLVVDDAIVMLENIFRHMEEDGLSAFDASLKGAREIGFTIISISISLVAVFIPVLLMGGVIGRIFNEFAVVVTVAILASMFVSLTLTPMLCSRLLSVTKADRDKHGAGHKRDIVTRGYDRVLTFCLRHTFLVFLVFVGTAAASVWLIQISPKGFFPQEDIGQISVTTIARQDISFDAMAKLQGQVASVFSHSPYVDHVAWSAGSGNNALNQGQLFVQLKGKDQRPNIEKVLSDLRKQLAGVAGIETYMQPVQNLRLGSRSSASAYQLVVQGLDTGLTDTWAQKLNDAMAADHATFTDVTSDLQNNALQASLVVDRDKAAQLGIDTDTLRTALYGGFGTDQVSTIFGSADSYEVITELDPKIEWSPERMLAIQMRTASGSLVPLGAFARVDRTAGALTVNQLGQLPAVTISYNLPQGVALGDSVTRINALKEQIGMPTEISTTFAGTAKTFQDSLANQGLLVGGAILTIYIVLGILYESFIHPLTILTGLPSAVLGAVVALRFAGMDLSVIAVIGILMLIGIVKKNGIMMVDVALELRREGMSAKESIHKACLMRFRPIMMTTLAALMGTFPIALGTGASAELRQPLGVAVVGGLLASQALTLFVTPVIYVYMENFSGWLVGLMPKRKAELKVVDNGDQPSLFGTNDDIRAEPQKTAAE
- the nthA gene encoding nitrile hydratase subunit alpha — its product is MSHDHDHDNELDPFAARVRALETILTRKGLIDPAAIDVIVDTYETKIGPRNGARVVAKAWNDPAYADWLKRDATAAIESLSYTGRQGEHMQAVFNTGDTHNLVVCTLCSCYPWSVLGLPPVWYKAPPYRSRAVIDPRGVLEEFGLTLPAATKIRVWDSTAELRYLVVPMRPGGTEGWSEEQLADLVSRDAMIGTALAKGPA
- a CDS encoding nitrile hydratase accessory protein produces the protein MSRPDGTAADLPVGLDAPVFAEPWQAEAFAMTVALHDKGLFSWGEWAQALSAEVKKPGAATDGHDYYEHWLAALERLLASKGLAARSDVDAMARAWERAAHATPHGRPILLENDPEFQSAT